The Akkermansia sp. RCC_12PD genome contains the following window.
AGCACCGCCGCAAGGTACTTCCCCATTTCCGTATCCATGGCCGTCATAGCGAATAGGAACGGTCTACCGGACGGCTGTTCCACAGAAACAAGCACCCTTCCACCGCCCTCATCCTCCAAGGCAATCCGGGCGCCCTTCGCCAAAAGGAACCGCTGCCTCCTGCCCACGCCCCACAATCCCCGGAACAATTCCCCCCGGCCCGGCCTCAATGCCAGTTTTGCGGCACCGAACAGAAGGAACATGGCCCCAAACAAGGTAGCAGCGCCTATCAGCACAAATGGAATGATGAACAGCAGCGCAGTTTCGTCCATGCCGGTCTTCTTGACGCCGTTCAAGGTATAAGGCTTTCCGGAAGCCATGACGTACAGGAAAAAGGAGATCATCGCATTCCAGACCAGGGAAAACAGCAGCAGGAAAAAGCCCTCCTTCTTCATCTTCCCGAAGTGCAGTACGATGCCGTGCATGTCCTTGGCAACCGAAACTCCGTGCGGCATGACTTCCGGAATCCCCTTTTCTTCCTCCGTCTGCATCAGTTCCGAAAATTTTCCCATGCGGGAACAGGCGCGGCACAGGAACACGTTCCTGGCTACATTCACATTCTCCGGCAGCAGAGGTGCTCCGCACTTCGGACAGTTCACTTGAAAAAAAGCAGCCATGAAAGTCGTTTCATGATATTCCGGATAATCAGGCACTGCACCGGAAATGCCGTGAGCTAGTCCCTCATCTGCCGCAACAGGGCCGCTACATACTGCTGCGCCTCCTCTTCCGCAATTCCCGTGCCAAACTGGAACGGCTTGCCGCCCGGCTGCTCCACCACGATCTTGTGCAGCACCCTGTCATTCTGCCGCATGCTGCTGTCTTCAATGGTAATGCGGGCATCCTTGGCCAGAAGAAACTTCTGGCGGCGGCCCATATCCCCCACCCCGCGGAACAGTTCGCCCCGGCCGGGATTCAACGTCAGCGTCATGCGGCCGAACAACGCATAAACGGCGCCGGCCAGTACCCCAATCCCCACCAGGATAAAAGGAATGAAAAACAACTGTTCAATCAAACTTCCGGTTCTTTCCTTTCCGGAAGAACTGAACAGGAAAACACACAAAAAGCCGTTCCAGAACAGGGCAAAAAACAAAAAGAAAAATCCGATGGCCTTTGATTTCCTGTACGTCACTTCCAGGCCGCGCGGCGTTTTCATCACCTTCATGCGGCATGGAAGAGTCTCCAGAATTTCCTCATCATTCTTCTCCTGAACCAGATCGGAAAATTTGCCTGTGCAATTGCAGGAGCGGCACAGGATGACATCCGCAGCCACATTCACATCTTCCATCGCCAACGGAGCGCCGCACTGCGGGCATCTCAATTCAACCGGGGCAGTCATTGACGGTTAATCTAACATATTCCCCGGTTCTGGAAAGTACAAATACGCCTTAACCCTCAAACAATCCGATTTCCATATCCCGCACAACCTCTCCGCTTCACATCAACAGTGCGCGACCGGAAACAACCGGAACTGCCCGCCCGCCATGACGGCATTCCTAAACGGATTTCCGGTTCAGCCACGCACAAATGTATTCGGCCACTTGAACATCCTGGTTCCCCCAGCCGAAACGGAAATCCTTCCCGCCCGGCTGAGGAACGGCAACAAGCTGGAGAACGGCCCCCTTGGGTGATTTCACTTCCACAACCCGCGCCGTCTCCTTCCCGGAAAAGGAAAACCGCCAGCTCCACCCCACCGGTCCTATCCCCCGGAATACGGTACCTTGTCCACGGCCCACCTCCACCACCATCCTGCCGAACAACAGCAGGAGCCCCATGACGGGAACAACTATGCCGGCCAGCACGAACGGAAGCAGAAACAACAGCAGAACCGCTGCATGCATATTGCTGATGGAGGAAGAAAAAATATTGGACAGGAAAGAGACCAGTGCCGAATCCCATACGGCGGCAAAGACCATCAGGGCAAGCCCCTCCCAGCCGAAGCGGCGGTAAACCAGCCTTCTCCCGTTCATGCTGCACTTGTCCAGCGTGATGCACGACGGCTTTTCCACGCGGAAACCGGCCCTCTTCACATCATCCGCCTTTCCCGTATAACCGCAGGAACGGCACAGGGCAAGCCCGGTTCGCAAATTGACGTCCTCCCCCGGCAGCACGGAACCGCACCAGGGACAATAATATTCATTGATGGAACCATTCATCGGCAGGAACGCGGCACACTTGATCGAAAACACGGTCTGAAACGGAACGGCCTATTCCGGCGGCTCTCCGCTGATGCTGACCGTATCAAACTCCACGATTTTCACAATAATGTTCTCCGCGGCGTCCGCTTTCCGGCCGCGGATGGCGTCCAGAAGGTCGTCATGGAGCTTCATCGCTCCGGGATCGTACTGCTTCTCTTCAAGCAGGCTTTCCAGATTCTCCTGCACGTTGCGGATGATCACATTGTACAGCTCCGCAAGCACCGGGTTGTGCGTGGCCCGGGCCACGGCTGCATGGAACAGCATGTCGTCTTCAATGCCTGGTCTGACCCTGGCATGGCAGTCCTTCAATGCGGCCTCCAAAATCTCCAGATCCTCTTCCGTCCTCTTCACGGCGGCCAGGCGCGCAATTTCCTTTTCCAGCGCCAGACGCGCTTCCAGAATCTGGGGCAGCTCCGACTCCCGGAGCCGGTTGCTGACCGCCACGGCAAAACGGTCGGAGGCCATCACGTATGTGCCGTCCCCGGGCCGGGCTTCCAGCATTCCCATGTGGATCAGGGATTGAAGGGCTTCCCGGATGGTATTGTGGCTCACGGAAAAGGCGCGGGCCAGCTCCGGTTCCGCCGGAATGCGGTCGCCCACCTGCCATTGGCCGGACCGTATCATGGCCTCCATGGCATTGAGCACCTGGCGGGAAAGAGACAGCCTTACGGGCTTCTTCAAATCCATCTGTTTTCCTTTTTTCATGGAAATCTCAGCGAATCACCGTCCAGAGACGCCCCTTGTCCGTCCTGATCAACTGAATGTCCAGATCAAAGGCGTTCTTCAAATTCTCCTCCGTCAGCACCTCGTCCCGGGTGCCCCGCGCCACGATCTCGCCGGACTTCAGAATCATCCCGCAATCAAATACCGGCAAAATGTCCTCAATGCGCTGGGTGATAAAAATCATGGTCAGGTCCGGCCGAGTGGCCGCCAGCTCTTCAATGGTCTTCAATAAAAACTCGCGGCCAGCCAGGTCCAGGTAAACGCTCGGCTCGTCCAGAATCATCAACTCCGGATTCGTCATCAGCGCACGGGCAATGAGCACCTTCACCTGTTCTCCGGAAGACATGGCCACCACGGGCCTGTCCATCAAATGCTCCGCCTTCAGAGACTTCATGATCCCGGCCGCCTTCTCCTCCTCTTCCAAGGTCGGCTCGCGCAGAAGGCCGATCGTTCCGTCCGGCCCGGAAAGCACCATGTCGCGCCCGTTCCAGGCCCCGTCCTCCAGCCACTTGTGCATGAACGGGCTCACCCACGCAATGGATTTGCGCAACTCCAGCAGGTTCACGTGCCCGAACGTTTTGCCCAACACCTGCACTCTGGCGCCGAACAGGGGCCACGCAAAACCCATCAGCAGTTTGACCAGGGTGGTCTTTCCGGCCCCGTTCGCACCCAGAATAAAACAGCGCTCTCCGCGCCGCACCTGCCAGGAAATATTGTGCAGGATTTCCTGGCCGCCCAGGTACACCCTGGCGTTCTCCACATTGACGGCCGGCAGAAAATTGTCCATATCCAGAAAAAGAAGGGCTTCCGCGGGGAAGCCCGATGATTGTCCGGGCCGCTCCGTCTCGTCCGGAGGAGCGGCCCGTGAAAAAAATCAAAAGAAACGTCAGTTCCTTTCAAACAGGCTGCGGATCTTGGCGCCCACGATTTCCACCGGGTGCTGGCCCAGGGCTTCGCGCTTCGCCTTGAGGTTGGGAGCGCCCTTCGCAGCTTCTTCCAGCCAGTCCTTGGCGAACTTGCCGGATTCGATGCGCTTCAGGGATTCCTTCATGCGTTCCTTCACGTCGGCGGGCAGAATCTGCGGGCCGTTGTAGTACTCGCCGAACTCGGCGGTGTTGGAAATCACGGAATTCATCTTCTGGATGCCGCCGTTGTAGATCAGATCCACGATCAGCTTGGCTTCATGCACGCATTCAAAATAGGCCATTTCCGGGGGATAACCGGCTTCCGTCAACGTTTCAAAGCCGTACTTCATCAGGTCCACCAGACCGCCGCAAAGCACGTTTTGTTCGCCGAACAGGTCTTCATAAGTTTCCTGGGCCATCGTGCATTCCAGCACGCCGCCGCGGGTCAGGCCTTCTGCCTTCGCCATCGCAAGGGCCACGTCGCGGGCCTTGCCGGAGGGATTCTGGTGCACGGCAATGAGGCCGGGGCAGCCGAAGCCTTCTTCAAACACGCGGCGCACTTCCGTGCCCGGTCCCTTGGGGGCCACCATGATTACGTCCACGTCCGCGGGGGGAACGATGGTGTTGAACACATAGGCGAAGCCGTGGGAGCAGCAAAGCGTCTTGCCGGCTTTCAGGTGGGGCTTGATTTCAGCTTCGTACACGGAACCGTGGCTTTCATCCGGAAGAAGAATGTGGATGATGTCCGCCTTTTCGGCGGCTTCAGCCACGCTCATCACCTGGAAACCTTCCTGGGTGGCGGCGTCAAAAGACTTGCCGGGGCGAACGCCGATAATCACGTTCACACCGGAGTCACGCATGCAAAGTGCCTGGGCGCGGCCCTGCGCGCCATATCCGATAACGGCAACGGTCTTGCCGTTCAATGCGCTGAGATCAGCGGCGTTGTCATGAATAATATCCATTGTTACTCCTTCTTTAGGTCATTCATCCAAACATCCAATGTTTGGATGAATGACAACATAAACTTCTCCGCCCCGATTGCAAGCGCATTCGATTCATTCCTCCGTTTTTATTTTACAGGCTCTTTCCCTTCAAGGCGCTGTCCGCCTGCAACTCCGGCCCCTGCCGTTACGAACAATAAATTACATAAAGAAAAGCTCGTAAACCTGAAAACCGCTTCTCTCACGGCCACGTTCAACCTGTGCGGCTGGCGTCCCCCGTCTGGAAAACCCTCTCGAAAGACGAAGAAAGAAACTCTTTTCCCTACCGTCAAATAAAGCATTTCTATTCCGAAAACACAGCTTTCAGGGACCAAAATTTCCAGCGCCCAGTCGTATTACGGTGATGAGGGAATACGGCTGAAATACCGCCTTGCCGTAAATTAACGGGGCCGTTTTCCGGCAATTAAAATTCCGGACCTTCATACCCCAGGACCATCGGCCAATGGGGGCAAAGGGAAAATTCCACAGCTCCCGGGCACCCCGGAAAGATGGGAAAACAGGAAAAAGTCTGCCAAGGAAAAACGCCCCGGCCCCGGAAAGCCCGTTAACGGCACTGCCCCACTCCAGCCTCCGCCGGACAAAAGGAATGGGAATAAATCAACCGGGACGTATCATACCCCAGATCCCGCGCACAGCGCAGCATCTGTTCCAAATGATCTTCTTCCACGTCGGGATTCCGGGACAGCAGCCACAAATAATTCAGGGAACCGCCGGATACCACAGCACGGGTGTAATACTCATCCACAAAAGCCACCTCATACCGTCCGTACAGAACTGGCACGAAGTACACTTTCAAATGGTTCGGGGCATCTGCCACCCTGGCGCGGGCATGCACCTCGCGCCGCTCTCCGGTACGGGCGTCATAACCGCCGTTAGTCACGGAAACGGTACCGTCTTCTCCACGGTCATAACGGGCGTACACCTTGCGCAAGCCGCGCTCAAACCAATTCTCCAGGCGGGCGATCTCATGCCATTCTCCCAAATAACGTTCCAGATTGAAATCCGGCATGGCAGGGGTTTTCACGGAATGCCCGTGAAACAGGGACGTAACGATGGTTTGCAACATACTCATGACTTGACGGGAAATGCTTTATTGAAAAACGTACTGATACCGGGATACTGGAATTCAAAGCCTTCGCGCAGGAGAGTCTCCGGCTCGGCGCACTGGCCGCTGGTAACCACCTGGGAGGCCTCACCCATCACCAGCCGTACGGCGGCATCCGGAACACGGACGGATACCCTGGTATGGAAATGTTCCGCCACGGCTTTATAAAACTCCTCATTGGTGGTGCGTTCGGGGGCCGTCACATTGACCGGTCCGGAAACATCTCCGTGCTCCAGGATAAACGCCAGCGCATTCACCAGATCGTCCAGGGCCACCCAGGAAAAGGCATGATCCGGCTTTCCTATGGAAACCGTCACCCCGAAGCGGGTCGGCATGATCATTTTGGGAAGCGCGCCGCCATCCGGGGAAAGCACCACGCCAAACCGAACACGGACCAGGCGAACGTGATCGTTCACGCGTTCCGCCTCCGCTTCCCAGGCCTCGCACAATTCAGCCAGAAAAGAACCCTCCGCCGGATCGTCGTGCTCGCCATGGCAGCCTTCCGAACTGTAATATCCCACGGCGGACGTGGAAATCATCACTCCCGGAGGTTCGTGCAGAAGATTGACCGCCTCCACCAGCTTGCGCGTGGTCATGATCCGGCTCTCCATCAATTCCAGCTTGTAGGCATCCGTCCAGCGGCGGTCAAGAGGGGCCCCCGCCAGATTGACCACGGCGGCGCATCCCGCCAGCGACTGCACCAGACAATCCAGGCTGTCCTGTGTGAACAAATAGCGCCACAAGGGCACCGCCTCATGTCCCAGCACCGCCAGGCGCTTGGACAAATGGCTGCCTATGAATCCGCTGGACCCCGTGATGGCTACTTTCATGACCTTTTACCGGAAAAAGACGCCACGCCGGCATATTTCCCCTCCGGCAACTCTGCCGGCGGAAACGCTGCCGGAAACGAACGTCCGCTGGCTGATGAGACATATCCCTTCCCGTTCACCGTTCAGCAGAGAACGCAACTAATGACGCTGCCGCAGGGCGAATGCCCGCATTTTCTTTAACAAAAACCTCATGCGGCCCGGGATATTGAATATCGTGCCCCGTGTGGGGCCGGACCTATCCCATTCATTAAACGGAATGCCATCATTCGCTCTTCTGCCGCCTGGAAAGGCGGCAAAATGCACGGAAAATCATAAAAATATTTTTCTCCAACGCAGATACAACAAACATGAGAGCCGGACTCTTCAAAAATTCACTGGAACAAACATGGCAGCCCCTTCTGTTTCAATGCTACCCGGGACAGCCTGCCACGGTGGAGCGATACATACGGAAGACAGGATACGAAGAAAAAGAAACGGAACTATTTATGCAGGTCTTGCCTCAGCCTGCCTGTTTCTTCTGCGGATTGATGACTGAATTTCAGCATCAGCAACCATGTAGTATCCCAACAAGATTATTCCGCATAATTCCGAAAAGAAATTCCCGTCCTGCTCCAGAGAACCGCCGGAAAAGTAAAAAACACGGAATTCCCCTATAGCACACTAAAAAATTCACGCATCCCCGCCACATTCCCGACTGCCCCGCAGAAAGAAAGACAGCCGGATACCTTCTTTCCCGGTCCTGTTGAACGGGCATTCCACCGGATATCTTCTCCTCTCCCGGATCAGGGAAACATGTATGAATCCGCAGATTTTCCCCGTCACCCGGCAACCGCGCCTCAAGCAGCGAACCTGAGGGAAGCCTTTCACAAGCCTTCGGCAATAAACGCCTTTGCCCTTACCGTTTCCGTGCGCAGCGCCATGATCCGGCGATACTCCTCACTGGCAAAGCATTCATCCAGTTTTTCCCGGTTGGGAAAACGGATGATAATCATCCTGTCCGGCCTATCTCCGGGAAAAGGCGAGTCAATCACTTCCGTGCGTACGAGATATTCCCCGCCGAAGCTTTCCACAATCGGCTTCACCCGGTCGATGTAAGAATCGTACGGCGCACGGTCCACAGTTTCGTCCATGGAAACCATGACTATAAAATAAGCACTCATGAATGTTGCACATTGTACTCCGTTTTAACCCTAAATCCATGTTAAAAGGGGGCTGTGCCGCCACGCCCCCTTTCCCAGCCTGCATGTCCGGCAACCCAGCCCGAAAGGACTCATGCGGAATTTCCTCCCAGAAACGGAAAAACAAAAAAGAAAAGCTCTTACGCTCCCATCCATTCCAGAATTTCTCTACCGTCCGGAGCCCCGGCATCAATCCGCACTGGAAACGGAAAAGCCGTCATCATCTTCATCCTCAGCAAATTCATGCTTCAGCAGAAACAGGCCGAAGACGTTCATCAGCACGCAGATCATGTAAAGGATCACGGACAGCGTAAGGAAAGTCATCCATACTCCGGAAGGAAGGTACAGCACAATCACCACCCCCGCCAAAACACTGAAAACCAGTCCCAGATAAGTCATGGGCGCCTTCTTGACGAGATCCCACCAGCCGGAGGGGGAAAGGCCGTCAAAACTGTCCAGGAGAGCCGTTCTCATAAATATCCCGGGGAAATAGATAACCCCCACTATCATGAAAAACCATGCCGGAAGAGCGTCCGGCTCCCAGTCAACCATATTCAGGTAAATGGAAAAGGGGAGAAAGGAAATGACGGCGCACACAAGAGTCCTCACATAAGGCAGAAAAAGAGACTCAAACCAGCCCTCCAACTCGGGGAAATGGCAGATTCCCTCATCGCCCATAGCGGACTGCCTCACCATTTTCATACAGAAGGCGCACATAAAGGGGCCGAGGAAGCAGAAATTGGCAATCCAGCCGAGCACGGGAGCCCACAAGGCCAGGTACATCGCCCAGACGATCAGTACACTGAAAACAAAAACCATGGGACGTTCCCGGAAAGGATAACCCAGAGAGGAAAGGTAGTTGGACATATACAAATATCTTAGGACATTCTCTTTACATCGTCAATGCATTATTATCCATTTTCCAACAAATTTACAATACTCTGTCAGGAATAAAAATTCTCCACCGCACAGGCAATTCTTTCCATCTCCTCCCTGCCGCAGCGCTGGTCTACAGGCAGGGGCAGCAGGTTCAACGCCAGCTTCCGTTCCGCTCCGTCAAACGGAGCCCATTCCAGAACTTCCGGCCACAACAGGGGAATCAGAATATGCGCGTCTATCAGCGCATCCCGCAATTCCGGCAATCCCGTCCGGAACGGATAGCAATATGGAGCAGACATGGTGCCTACATCCGGAGACAGCCTGTTCAAATGTCCCAGACGTTCATGCAGGAACAAGAAATTTTCCAACCTCCGGCGCCGTGCGCTTTCATAATCAATGCCGTTGATCAGGCATTCCGTCAAACGGGACATGCGGCGCAGGGGGGCCGACTTCAGGCGCCGTTCGCTCCGTTCACATGCGCAAGAGGCCGCCTCCGGTCCGCAGGCCGCGCATTCCAGCAAAAAAGCGGCATGAGGAAGGGACTCGTCCTGCTCTTCCAGTTCCAGGCACGGACGGTCCATCACGACCACGCCGCCGTCCGGCAGGCCGGAAAATTTGCGCGGGCTGTACAGGGCCGCTGTTCGGGGGCGCGGCGAAGAATACAATGCCAGCGCATTGTCCACAATCAGCCTTTCCCCGTACCGGGCCGCCAGCATATTCACGCATGCCTCCTTAATGCCGAAGTAATTGGCGTACAGGAAATACTCTCCTTCCTCCAGAACAGGCAGGCTTTCCGGTTCCAGCCCTTCGTTAATGCGGTAAAAGGAATACGGGATACGGAGCAGCTCCATTGGTTCCAGAATCGTGGCGCATGTGTACCAGGGGACATAAATGCGGCGCACGTCGCCCAGACAGCGCAGAATGTATTCCAGAGCCCGCCTCCCGGAATTCACGGCCACGCTCCGCCCCGCATGCCATTGCGGGAAATTGCCGTACTCCGGCAATTCCAGCCCGAAAAACCCGCCTATGTCCATGCTCTTTTCCATGCACACCGAACAATACCGCATTTGATCCCAAAAAGGAAGCGCCGCAGTTTCAGGGATCGCCGGCCGATGAACCACGAAGGCCGGACCTCATTCAATTTTCTGCCGTTTCAGCTTCTGCAAGGCTTCCAAGAGATTCGGCTCTTCATGGGGCGCTGCCTTGCTGGCCGTAGCACCATTTTTCAAATGTCCAAGCTACTATTATAACATATCTACTGGAAAGAATTGAAAATACAGGAAGAATTGGAGCAGAGATCTATTTCTTGTGTTGGATTCGAGATTGATGAAGCAATTCAATACATGGAGAAATTTTCTCTTGCTTCGGCAATATCTCTTTGGACTAAAGTATATGGAATATACTAAACAGCTACCGGATAAGGAAAACGACCGTCCCTACTGCGCCGGACAGAAAGTCCTAAATGAGGTGACCCGCCAGATTATCGCCCTAGCGAAGGCCAATGGATGGAGCAAAGACCGATCAAGTCACGGAACCCGGTACGATGGAGCCGCCTTGCTTCCTGCCTCCTGTCAGCGAAGGGGAAACCCGTAGCATGGCCGTTGCGAAGGAAGCAACCTGTCCGGATTCCGGATGAAATCAACGACAAGACGGCGGATTTCTTCTTTACTACGGAGTTGAGAACGGAACGTGGAGATATCCGTATTCTGAATGAGGAAATTGGTAAAATGACCTTCCAGCGGCCCTTGAACTATCGGGAACTTGTCCCCGGCCAGGAATATCATGCGACAATTTCGGTGTGCCTGGATGAAGTCGATCTGGAAGACAGGGAACAATGTTCTTGTGTACTCGAAACGCCATAAAT
Protein-coding sequences here:
- a CDS encoding TIGR01777 family oxidoreductase, with the translated sequence MKVAITGSSGFIGSHLSKRLAVLGHEAVPLWRYLFTQDSLDCLVQSLAGCAAVVNLAGAPLDRRWTDAYKLELMESRIMTTRKLVEAVNLLHEPPGVMISTSAVGYYSSEGCHGEHDDPAEGSFLAELCEAWEAEAERVNDHVRLVRVRFGVVLSPDGGALPKMIMPTRFGVTVSIGKPDHAFSWVALDDLVNALAFILEHGDVSGPVNVTAPERTTNEEFYKAVAEHFHTRVSVRVPDAAVRLVMGEASQVVTSGQCAEPETLLREGFEFQYPGISTFFNKAFPVKS
- a CDS encoding ATP-binding cassette domain-containing protein, with protein sequence MDNFLPAVNVENARVYLGGQEILHNISWQVRRGERCFILGANGAGKTTLVKLLMGFAWPLFGARVQVLGKTFGHVNLLELRKSIAWVSPFMHKWLEDGAWNGRDMVLSGPDGTIGLLREPTLEEEEKAAGIMKSLKAEHLMDRPVVAMSSGEQVKVLIARALMTNPELMILDEPSVYLDLAGREFLLKTIEELAATRPDLTMIFITQRIEDILPVFDCGMILKSGEIVARGTRDEVLTEENLKNAFDLDIQLIRTDKGRLWTVIR
- the ilvC gene encoding ketol-acid reductoisomerase, which translates into the protein MDIIHDNAADLSALNGKTVAVIGYGAQGRAQALCMRDSGVNVIIGVRPGKSFDAATQEGFQVMSVAEAAEKADIIHILLPDESHGSVYEAEIKPHLKAGKTLCCSHGFAYVFNTIVPPADVDVIMVAPKGPGTEVRRVFEEGFGCPGLIAVHQNPSGKARDVALAMAKAEGLTRGGVLECTMAQETYEDLFGEQNVLCGGLVDLMKYGFETLTEAGYPPEMAYFECVHEAKLIVDLIYNGGIQKMNSVISNTAEFGEYYNGPQILPADVKERMKESLKRIESGKFAKDWLEEAAKGAPNLKAKREALGQHPVEIVGAKIRSLFERN
- a CDS encoding FadR/GntR family transcriptional regulator — translated: MKKGKQMDLKKPVRLSLSRQVLNAMEAMIRSGQWQVGDRIPAEPELARAFSVSHNTIREALQSLIHMGMLEARPGDGTYVMASDRFAVAVSNRLRESELPQILEARLALEKEIARLAAVKRTEEDLEILEAALKDCHARVRPGIEDDMLFHAAVARATHNPVLAELYNVIIRNVQENLESLLEEKQYDPGAMKLHDDLLDAIRGRKADAAENIIVKIVEFDTVSISGEPPE
- a CDS encoding lipocalin family protein, whose translation is MSMLQTIVTSLFHGHSVKTPAMPDFNLERYLGEWHEIARLENWFERGLRKVYARYDRGEDGTVSVTNGGYDARTGERREVHARARVADAPNHLKVYFVPVLYGRYEVAFVDEYYTRAVVSGGSLNYLWLLSRNPDVEEDHLEQMLRCARDLGYDTSRLIYSHSFCPAEAGVGQCR
- a CDS encoding DUF1330 domain-containing protein, with the translated sequence MSAYFIVMVSMDETVDRAPYDSYIDRVKPIVESFGGEYLVRTEVIDSPFPGDRPDRMIIIRFPNREKLDECFASEEYRRIMALRTETVRAKAFIAEGL